GGCAACTGCGGCAGGGGAGTACGACTGAGCGCCTCGATAATGCGGCCAAGAACGACGATCGGGTTCGGAACGCCGTAGTCGCTCCATGAGTGTCCGCCGGGACCTTGGATGGTGACCTCGAAGCGGCGGCTGCCGAGGCCCTCTGAGACGATGCTGTCCACTCCCGCGCCGTCGAGCACGAGAACGTGGCCAATGGCTTCACGCCAGCGCGTCTGCGAGAAAATGTGCCGCATGCCACGCAGGTCACCCTCACCCTCTTCACCAACGTTTCCGATAAACAGGAGCGAAGCTTGCGTGCGGATATTGGCGGCGGCGAGCGCTCTGGCAATGCCAACCAGGGCGACAATTCCGGCGCTGTTATCGGAGATACCCGGGCCTACAAGCCTGTCTCCGGAGCGATGGACGTGGATGGGTGTGCCGGCGGGAAAGACCGTATCCAGATGCGCGGAGAGTGCAACGAACTTCTTCGACTCGTCCTGCCCAGGACGCAAGGCAAGTACATTACCAAGTTCATCGCGTTCGACAAAGGAAAAGCCGAGATCGCGAAATCGCGCTTCCATCCAAAGACTGCGCTCGTCTTCACCAAACGGAGGAGCGGGAATGCAAGTCACTTCAAGCTGGCGTTCCTGCATTTCACGCTCGTGAGCACGCAGCCACGCAAAGGCTTCATGCAGAGCGCGCGCTTCCGCCAGTCGCGCAACGTCCTGTTGCGCAGCGATAGTGGGCAGAACTCCGATTCCGCGATGTTCGGACAATCCCATAGCATCCACAATTGCGAGCTACGCTGGCCAGAAAGTGGAATAGTACAACGGCCAGCAGCAGGTGAGTGTAATTCAGTGTCGATTGGCAGGACGCTCTTCGGTTCCACGGAAACTAAACAGACCGCAAAAGAGCACGGCACGCCTGCGGAATCCCCACCGAACGAACTGCGCGTCGTGTGGGGATTCCGTCAAGATGATTGACATACATAGAAGCGCAATATATAAGACCTCTACGTATGGACATGAGTAAGGACCTGGTTGCTGCTTCCGCCACGCCGCTCGTGCTCGCCATCCTTGCTGAAGGCGACAGCTACGGCTACGCCATCATCAAGCGAGTGGCCGAGTTGTCAGGCGGTCACCTACAGTGGACCGACGGCATGCTGTATCCCGTGCTGCATCGTCTTGAGCGCCAAGGTCATGTCGCGTCGAAGTGGTCCGCGTCGGAGAGCGGCCGCAGGCGTAAGTACTACCGGATCACTAAAGAAGGCCGGGCCCATCTCGCAGCCCAGCGGCAGCAGTGGAAGGTTGTGGACAGTACTTTGCGGAGTATCTGGATGGAGGCGTGCACGGCATGACGACCTTCTCCGATCAGCCGCTCGAGGAGCAAATCGCGCAGTGGCGCGCGTACGTAAGCCGCCGGCAGGCGCTTCACGGTCCCGACGTGGAGGAGCTTGAGGGACATCTGCGCGACCAGTTGGTGGCGCTTACCGAGGCCGGTCTGGCAGGGGATGAAGCTTTCTTAATTGCGGTCAAGCGCATGGGCAGCCTCGATGCGCTGTCACGCGAGTTCGC
Above is a genomic segment from Clostridia bacterium containing:
- a CDS encoding M20/M25/M40 family metallo-hydrolase — protein: MGLSEHRGIGVLPTIAAQQDVARLAEARALHEAFAWLRAHEREMQERQLEVTCIPAPPFGEDERSLWMEARFRDLGFSFVERDELGNVLALRPGQDESKKFVALSAHLDTVFPAGTPIHVHRSGDRLVGPGISDNSAGIVALVGIARALAAANIRTQASLLFIGNVGEEGEGDLRGMRHIFSQTRWREAIGHVLVLDGAGVDSIVSEGLGSRRFEVTIQGPGGHSWSDYGVPNPIVVLGRIIEALSRTPLPQLPKTTLNVGIIEGGTSINSIPESATMRVDLRSTDAVEIDRLEEILRRTTDEAVQTSRSEAQSRATLKSVIRGIGSRPAADLSPDARILHVIRAVDAHLQNPSSVHRASTDANIPLSLGIEAIAIGAGGSGGGAHTLHEWYDPRGRDFGLKRILLATLALSGAME
- a CDS encoding helix-turn-helix transcriptional regulator, translated to MDMSKDLVAASATPLVLAILAEGDSYGYAIIKRVAELSGGHLQWTDGMLYPVLHRLERQGHVASKWSASESGRRRKYYRITKEGRAHLAAQRQQWKVVDSTLRSIWMEACTA